The DNA segment AATGCCTCACGTGACGCATGAGACATGCGAATGGTCATTGTTGTGACGTGACTGCTTCACTGCCTTCACTCTTCCTGTTAGCCTACTCTACACCACaacttctccttctcctccacctccacctcctcctttGCAGGTGTGTGCCCTCGTTGAGTTCTCtctagatgtgtgtgtgttttgttgctgtgacAAATTCATGATTTGTCATCAATTCCTATGCGTGCTCAGTAGCTGCATCAACATTGTGCCCCACTGCAACTTCAGGCGCTGTCTGTCTTTTGAGGGTTTTCTTCTCTTGACTTTATTTGACTGCACATGCAATAATTTTCCATACGGAAAGGCAATTTGTTTTCACGCTcacataaattgttgttgtctcgcctttttttctttccttcaCTGTCTATCGTCTTGTGTTGACTTTTTCCCCACTAAATTGCCCCACAGTGCAAATGTCGCCACGTGGCTTTTTTAGTAGCTTCCCAGTCTCTTCCTTCCtccatttctttctttctcttctctgtttttttcGTTGGTATCAAATGATGATAATGTTGATGAGCTGACGAACGAATATCGCGGCAGCTGTTGCCTTAGTTTCGGCACTTAAAATGCCATCAAAATGCATTGGGCACGTGGGACTTTTGAGTGTTATGGATACTCTTAATCTCTGCATGTGTTTCAATTGTACATAAGGAAGCAATAGGCTAACAGAGGCCAAACTAAATGCGATGCAAACGTAgctaattacaaattaatgaaCACAAAGAAGATTTAAATGCGCACAGAGATCGAGAAGTTGAGTCAAAGAAAGCAGATTTATTGGGCACAATATCGAACACTATGTAATTGTCGACTGTGGTTATTCAGTTTCTATAATTAAGTTGGgtaataaaagcaattacCATTAATTAAATCATTAGTTGCTAATGTCTTTGAACTGTTGTCAACATGTGGCAGACCTTCAGTCAATTATGTGTCGTTTGGTTGTGACATTTCTCAcctcaacaaatattttctttgctttgcaaaTCAATCAAAGACAGCACTAATTTCCATTTAAGCAAAGCTATCCAtcatataacaaaaatttacatttaaaagtcatttctatacttttataaaatataattttaaagctagatttGAGGTTTTAATCATGCAACTTTTTCATCATTGCAAATTTATCAGCAACTTTTCATCTACTTGGACACAACTTCACTTTCTGCACTGGctaataaacaatttccatTGGTGATAAACTTAACAACCGCCAAGTTTTGAGGTCccttaaaaaaggaaaaccccacttcattataatttcaaatttcacgTTTCTTATACGCGCAATCACAAGTTGTATTCCCTACAGTTGTCGTAATTACTGAGCAAAAGAAAGCAGAAAaccagcaaaaagaaaaacatagaAAAACTGTGCATAAATTGTGGATGcaaatgtggcaacaacaacaacaaagctagcgacatttttttttatatggcGTGGCATGCAATTATGGCTAAATGCAATGCCGGACTCAACTCTCCAATGGGTTCTGCGGCATAAGCTTAATTGACGACAAAAATGCAACACAATGCAATTGCATTAGCAAAATTTCATGaacaattgcattaaaattgattgagCGTTGCTTTGGTTTGCGCTTCAATGAATTTCCCCAGCAGCTCTTGATTGATGAACAAACTAAATGATCTAtgagaatatatttaatgatgTCCAATTTGCAACCAGAATCTATATAAATAGCATCATTTATTTAGCCAATTAAgtgatttaattaaactcaAAAAACTATGTTAATTCACtgctaaatatataatatgatctaatgaattaaatttcactaaaatgcattaatcattgcaaaaatattcattaaatgaCCGTTGACCGTTTTCCCAATTAGGTCGtaataagtatttattgaTTGTATTATTGTCTCATCCTCATCATAAAACCGGATTACAAAAGCTGACAAATTGACGCCCTggagcaaatgcaaaaacaaaaagctacTCTCCCCAAGCACAACAATTAATAACGTTATCAAAAAGCTGcgcacaaattgaaatggaaaccttataataaaagcattgctgaaaagaaaaaaggcgAAAAAAATGATTCTCAAAACGTGCCCGTTGCATTTTTCAATGAAACTTACGTTACAAcgtcaaatgcaaatttggttttaagatttatttaagtCGACATTTCATTAGAATGCGATACCTgtctacatttattttttattgtattcttTTTGCTAGTTTTGGGTCGCTCTATTCAGTGAATGCCAACAGTCATTTATAACTTTGATTCCTATGACATATTTTATagattaatattcaattagcAAACCAATCGTTTGCCGAAGATTAATGGTGACACAAAAGTTTGAGATGAACTAAAGAAAAGGTAGTAAAGAATTTTAAAGAACGAAGAAGTTTCAAAGTAACTTAtggaaaactattttttaaaagtaaacttACTGTGTTCTTGAGAAcagtgcaacaaaaacaaaactcaaaaaagTGCCTTCTTTTTTATAGTTAATGACTTTTTTTCGAAGTAAacttgcaaaaatttgaataattaaatcacaaaaatgAACTTTGAACTTTAAAGTATCAAAGTTCTTCtcgcaataataattaaaacaaattcttttctttaatCAAGCAAATTCAAGTTCAAACAAATTCAAGAATCAGTAAAGCACACCGCagagttttatatttttttgaatccAAGCCAAGTTGGTTTTATGTCTAACTCAATCTTCATATGGATACAACGTCCGCAGTCCACCAAAGTCCCCAAGAGCGGGCTTTATGGCCTTTACAGTCTTACAGCATATGCGGTTATGACCCACGTGTCATAGGCCATTTGCGTTTGCCCTCAAACACGTAATCCGGCGAATACTTAAGCtgaatttgttatttactCGAAAACATATTTGAAGCACACGCCCATAAATAAGAGTCGCACATTGATTAGCGTATAAATATTCACACGCTGCTCAATCGACCAAGCTGAGCTCAGACCGCAAGTTCAGGGTCAgctctatatagtatatttatatactatgtataatagaaatttacatttatacaAATGGTTTTTTTCGGGTGGCTTGAAACgagaacgacaacgagaacaacaacgagaatgagaatgagaactCGCCACAATTTGCAAACAAGTTTTTGGGCAActcttttgttgatttttcacTTACAAATTACAAGCGCAAATAGagcttaacaaatttatttgtggcAAAAACGAGAGAAGGGGAACTTAGTTTACCCAAGGGAAATTGAAGCTGTTGGCTAAAAGTTTTAGATTTAGTTTAAGTTTAAACTGTTGCGGCTTAAGGCTTCGACAggtttaatttaaactttcaATCTTTCTAgttgaaatttacatttgtgCTCAGCTCATTTGttgaataaacaaacaattgtgCGATAACAAATTGTAGGATTGACAGCCCAGAGGAAAAACATCATGAATACCTTATTTCCCTAcggaaattatatatatatatctctctctgtacaacaaaaatgttacaCGCTGCTTTTGCCCTTCTGAAGGGCAGACGAATAATGTTTGCACTTTGTTCCGCTTTGAAAACTGTTGCCATTTGCCTTTTGTGATATCCATAACGAGCTGTGAGTTGTCAATATTTGCCGGacccatttttattttatataatttgcgTATGTTTATCATTCAAATCAGGTGAAATTTTGTAGCTTTCATCATCAGCGAATTGCGTAATTGTGGCtgcaaaattgtattgaatttatgaatttagTTCAtcgaaagaaaaaataaatcatattcaTGCTCTATTTGAATTCCTGTGAGCTATTTTTGATAGCATTTCCGTTGAGTTTTTGGGCGCAATTTGTTTATCCAATTGCTGCAAAAACTTCCGCTGCATAAAattgttcatttaaattacattcaaaataaacttgatcgaTATATTAGCTCATATATTTTCCgcattagttttttttataggtTTTGGTTGCTTATTAATGGCACACAAACAAATgactaatttgaaataattttattctaCATCCCACGCAGATTTGTTCTcagaaatcaaatttaacGGTTCTCTACAATATGGTATAAATGGAGTTTAAATTAAGCTATACAAGAAAGCGAAATTTGGCTTCATCTAAAAGATATCTTAATGCTCGATCGCCACCTAATCAAGACTGACCAATCAAGTTCATAAATTCTTCGCtcgtataaatatatgttattctAATTAACCGGCAGATGGCAGACAAttcaatgcatatttataaacattaaacaaaacaagcagCTTCAAcacacaatttataaattcgcCAGCCACAAAGtgtatatcaaaaaaaaaaacttttatattaataatgtaaacaaaaggtgaacaaaaattatgcaaaaagcaacacaaataattttcaacCCAGTGGGAGCTACTTTTCTACATTTTTCTACCGCTAAAAAAAACTCGTTTCGCTATTTGCTTATTTTCttgacttctttttttttgctcttcgcTTTGGCTGTTTACAGTTCAACGCTATTAAAAAAGTACCGCCTCGGGTTGAAAGGGGCGTGTGTTTTGATGGTGGCGAATGTGCCTTCAACTTGTtacggtttttaaatttttcacgCATTTGGCTGAaggcataaaaaaaacaaaccccCCCAAAATATCTTGCTTGAAAATATTGCATAATGTGTAATTAAgttcaaaaaacaaaaatcaacaacaaaacgtaaatgaaaaatttatttaagacgcggcttgtatttttaattgcaacaacGCGCTTGCAATATTTTGTGGGCGTTAAATAGTTGCAgcatgtataaaaaaaaataccctCTACGTAGAGAGTAGTTTAATCAAAATGACAAACAGAATAATGTATTATTAGatagatatttttttaagtgctTTTTTCTATGACTTTAACAGACCTTGTAATAGAAGTTTTATATGAGCTAAAATAAGCATATTTTTGATAGAAAAACCTTCATGTTTCTGATTATATTTGGGTTACTTTGATTAGATATAGCGCAAAGAATTTACTACTAAAATCTCAGATAACAGGTTTCCTAGAGTCGGATTTTTTCCCCTAAATTACAGCGCATTTGTCCGTTGATCATTTCCAGTTCTTCTGCTTGGTTTTTTATACTGGCTTGTCTGTATTTTATCAACGTCGAGCGTGTTGACAGCTCTCGTGACACTTGTCAAAACAGCGCAACGAGTATTTGCCACCATGGCCTGTGCCTGTTGCctcaatttatttacagcTGGTGCTCTGCATATGACATGCAAACAGGGCACAAGACAACGCAAGAGGCACACAcatcagacacacacacacacagtcgagtgtgtgttGATAGATAACTTTATTAGCATTCAATAGCTtgtcatcagcatcaacatgaAGCTTTCATTTTCAGCACCAGtggcttcagtttcagtttcagctatAGCATTTTCAATTGAGTTCGAGAgtttgatgatgatgggcaacttttattattattaataaccCCAACGACATTTTATGGCTAGTTTATCTGGCCGTCACGATCATTAGCAttaaggcaacagcaaaaggtCAAAGTCATAAAAACTACACAGACAAGGGAAAAGTTgaatgcaaaatgtatttactcatatttattatgtCTGTGTACACCTAGGAAAAACTTAGTTATATCAAgaatatgatatgatatataaGAAAGGGTTTCAGATAACACTTTAAGATCTGAAAAGCAGGCTTTGCAAATAATATCGTAGTTCATATAAGCTAGTTATTCAATTACTCTATTAAGTTGCTCAATAGAATTCAAGCTTGAAATTCTTCGCTAATTTcttacaatttacaaaatgaaCAGCGATGATTCAGATATGGAAGATATATGTAAGTTAAACAAAAGTGTTGAAAGATGTACTACAAATAATGGTTAACATAGATGAAGTGGACTTGCCTGAATTACTTGAGGAATTGCCAACAATAGGATCTGAACAAATAGTAAATGCTGAAAAAGGTGAGTTTGAAATTGGACTAGAGCACTTCATAGGAGCTGCTTCTAACGATGAACCAGAAACACTTCAGACTGATATCCTCGAGGCACAAATTcaacaattgaattttgccGAGCAGGTAATGAATAACGATCTACCAACGATCGCTATAGCGACCCAAAGCAGTGTCGTCATTGTGGCTGCCAAGATGCAGGCGAATTGCTTAGTTGTATGTGATTCCATTATGAGGATGGAAAATATCTCGAAGTACATTGCGATTGCATATGCCGGTTTAGCCGGTGACTTTCGGGAGTTAACCAAATCGGCGGTCAAGTTGTATTACGACAATGTAATGAAGCACAATGCAGAGATTAGGGGCAAACAAGTGGCAAACGATCTGAGAAAAACTATATTGAAAAATGCTCAGTTGCCCAAATTGCGACCCTTTGCCATTCAATTGCTCATTGGCAACTGGTCAAATGATCACGGACACCTCCATCAACTTGATTCTTATGGCACCTTGAAGTCGCCCAACTTTGCGTGCATTGGACGTAATGCCAAGGAAGCCAATGAGTATCTGAAGAAAGTGAACCTAAGTGATACTACTACGGTTGAGTCGACCATTCTTTTTGGTATTCACGCCTTAACATTGGCTCTTGAAACGGATGTGGTTTGTCCATTCGAACTAGATGTTGGCATCATTGATTGCAAGGGCTTTCGATATTTAAGTAAGGAGGTTATCTCGGAGAATTTATACACGTTATTTACTCTCAAATATCCAGAAGTTGTGAAATAGTTAAACGCATTAACGTTTCAAGAATGAACAATTCTATAAAAGTTACGTttttgagaaatataaaacataattctaaaaatattattattgaatttgcgggatttcaatttgtataccTGCTACCCAGAGGGGAGAATGGTATTATGACTTCGTCGCAGTTACTATAACAGATAGAgaaaattttgttgccatCGGATAAAAATCgaagaaattattatatgaaaaCTTTTGTATTACAAAACGTCAATTGAatcttttttgtattatatggtatattttgaatgtagtactatattaatataccaaatacatctttcggtatattaggtatatatgcgatatatttttttaacatcattttataatatggttttattgggtatctcacaatcgagcaaacccgaatgtagctttcttatttgttttttttataatttactaaaACTTAAAATGTAGTATCGTAGTTTATAGTTAAATATATCTTcactaaattatatttgcatcATCAACAATTGTCTTAATAGCCGTAATTTAGTTACTCTCTCTGATATAAATCTTTACTACcctaaatttgaatttctttaaaaaattctttCAATCTAAGAACTTTTCAGTTCTCAGGCATTGTGCATTGTTTTGCCATAAAAGGAATCTGAAATTTTTACAGTGTACAGCAACATTCTCTTATCTCGTGTCTGACCATCACATAAGCGGCTTCTACTTTATGACCTGgcaaaaagacaaacaaaaagcataCTCGACTCGTATACAAAGTTTCACGGACTCGTGTTAATGAAGCGCTTACAATGCATAAATTTTCGACTTAGGATTTTGGTATTGAAAACTTTCGATTCTGTCTGAGCGTTAAAGATCGTTTTTCACAGGCAATTATTTCAgcttaaaatcaatattagCATTAGCTAGCTTCTGGCATTTGGCTGCTTCGACTGTACTCTATGTGTTTCCTAATTGTTGTTCTGTTTCTTGTTGTGACCTTGTTCaaaatttatggcatttttcATGCCCATGTATCTCCGTTTGTTTTCGTTAGTTTTTtctgactttttttttgtgtgtttatctACAACTACAACGTGCACGTTGGCTCCATGCTCCATGGGCTGATAACATGTGTTACAGGCCCACAAGCCACAGCGAGAGACCCAGACCAAAGCCCACAAATAGCAATTAGTGTGTGCTGTGCCCcgtgctttgctttgctttggtttgcttttggtCTGCTTTAGTCAGCACTTATATTTTCGTATCGAAATATGCTTTGAGTTATGTAAGTCGTTAATGGATTTCAATgctgtttctttcttttttttttgtggtgtgGTCAATCAGTTGTCCATTTGTTAAATCGTTAAATTAAATGGAAGACACTTCGAACTGCGCATAAATTTGATGGAAATGTCCAAGCAGATAATCATAATAAAGTTATCTACAATTTGTGCATAGAACTTGACTCTCTGCTCGGAAGGTTATCTCATGTCAAATGTGTATATTATCTCACTCGCtgaatcatttgttttgtttaggCTGGCTGCACTTGGCAGTGATCTCATGtctgtaaattaaaatgaacttCAAGCTAATCCAAGTATTTTAGAAACTATGAAACAACTCACATAAATGTTTTACTTAAGTGCcccattaataaataaataaattaacaattctTCAGGGTTCATTCATTTCACCCAAATGTCGATAATATCTTCGACATGCTCGCAGCAACTTTACGTAATACGCAAATCCGCAGAACTATGCGCGCTGAGTACCTACAACAAATCCAGCTACATAgtaaagatacagatacaaatacagatacagataaagctacacagatacagataaaGCGTACAACAACTCACTTgacttgagcttgagcttggGCGTTTTTCACACACTTCTCGTCACGAAAAAatacgagaaaaaaaaagaggcaaaaGATAGCGTTGCGCACACTTCATGATACATTCACATCCATTCACAGTTCGTGCGCTAGCTACATAGCTGCAGCTTGTTTTTGtcgttattttttattgttgttgttgccggcaTCTGAGTAAAATCTTCTCGCACTTACATACCAAATGTGACACACTCGCTCGCTGCTCGCACACACAACCAAACATCAACAATAATTTGTGATTTGTTGATGTTATTGCTGCAATTGGCGGCtgctttgcatttgttgttgttgttgctattgttgcctTTGTGGTTTGCTAggcacaaaaaatattgtaagcAACTTCAGAATGCGGCTCGTGGCGCCCAATAAATTATCTGATGTTTACAGACAAAACAATATGACGTATTTCATCATATTCAAATTTCGAACAGAAATCATATTCTATCGGTTTGTGttacaaaaacttaaaaaatgtataaacaaaCTTCAAGctatataaatttacaatcaCTGAACTATCTGACcgtataaattacatttatagaCGTAATCAATGCAAACTTGCTTTGTCTCAGCTATTTAAAGCACCAAACTAGA comes from the Drosophila sulfurigaster albostrigata strain 15112-1811.04 chromosome 2L, ASM2355843v2, whole genome shotgun sequence genome and includes:
- the LOC133850698 gene encoding proteasome subunit alpha type-2-like, with amino-acid sequence MNSDDSDMEDIYEVDLPELLEELPTIGSEQIVNAEKGAASNDEPETLQTDILEAQIQQLNFAEQVMNNDLPTIAIATQSSVVIVAAKMQANCLVVCDSIMRMENISKYIAIAYAGLAGDFRELTKSAVKLYYDNVMKHNAEIRGKQVANDLRKTILKNAQLPKLRPFAIQLLIGNWSNDHGHLHQLDSYGTLKSPNFACIGRNAKEANEYLKKVNLSDTTTVESTILFGIHALTLALETDVVCPFELDVGIIDCKGFRYLSKEVISENLYTLFTLKYPEVVK